The Odocoileus virginianus isolate 20LAN1187 ecotype Illinois chromosome 2, Ovbor_1.2, whole genome shotgun sequence genomic interval CGGCAATCCAGCAGCGGAAACAGCCAGAAAAGAGGGGCGGTGGGCGTCCTAGGAGGGGCTGAAACTTCGGAAGAGGCTGTCCTTTAGAGACTGGGGAGACAGCCAAGCATGCAAAAGCCCTGTGTCCGCCTGGGCAGCTGCTCCCAGCAGCTGGCAGCGGGGGCCCTAAGCTGCTGTGGGCGGGGCTCCCTTTCGACTGGCAGGCTCAACATGCCCACACCCAGGGCCCTGCCACCCGGCCCGAGGCACGAAGCCCTGGGGGAACCCTCCCCCGAGGACCAGGCACGGAAGCGCCCAGAGCAGCTCCACTGGCCAGAAGCCGCGGGCGTCGGGCAGCCGGGTCAGCCGTGGCCCTGTCCTGCAGTGCCGCACCACGCGACCCTCCAGGCAGTCAGTCCCAGGGGTCGGCCCAGAACACAGAGGGGCAACTGAATGGTCTGAGGACACAGACGCCCCCACCGGCATCGCTGAGGAAGCCCCTGCTCGGGGTTGGGGAGGGTCAACCACAGCGGGGGCTGGGGGGCACCCAGGGACTCTAGGGGGCCTGGGTTGcgctatgttttttaaaaagaccatttTTTCAAGATGAACGGCAGGAATATGACTATTAATTTTACTATCACTCTTTAAAGTGGCACAGATCATATACGCCCTTGTGTATCATATCACATCTCACAGGCAAAACAAGCGCCAAGGCAACCCTTCACAGACTAAGAGCCACAGCCAGCCAAGCCTCCTCTGGGCGCGGCCCCGACCTGCTGGGTGCTGTCTACACTCTCCCGACTGGATCACCTGCTGGAGCTGGTTTTCAGAGCTGGAACGGAGTCACTGCACAGGAGGCCGTCACACCCGGGCAGGCCCCAACCTCTGGGCCCCGCAGTGACCCGGGTCCAGCCACCAGAACCCTGCAGGGGGAGCTGCGGTATCGCCCAGGGACATCTGTGTGGCGGGCGGGAAGCGAGGCACGTACCTAGTAAGGTTTTCGGGTTGGTCAGGCCCAGCTGCACCACGGGGTTGTCCAGGATGGCCTGAAACAGGGGGCTCTCGGGGTCGATGCCCTTGTCCAGCTCCTCGGGAGAGGGCTTGCGGTCGCCCAGCAGCCATTCGCACTGTGAACACCAGAGGGGCAGGGTCAGCGCCTATGGTCCCCCGCCAACCTCGACACCACAGTGGGGGCTCCAGGGCTGCCCCGACGGCCAGGGGCCCTGACAGCAGGGCCAGCCCAGCCCGGCTGTCCCAGCAGACGCGGGCGCCGCAGCTCAGGGCACGGCCGCAACTCTGCAGCCCGAGTGCACACCAGCACCCTGGCGCGGGAAGCGGCCGGGGCAAGACCTGGTCCAGGAACGGCTGAAGCCCAGGCCCACCCTGCCTTCCTGGGCCGTGTGGGCTGAGCTGAGTCTGCTCCCCAAGGGGCCCAGCgtcacccccagcccctccctagGCTCTGTCAGCAGTGGGCACGTGTCCACAGGGTGTCAGTGTGACACAACATACAAGCGTCACACTCACCCGCAGGACACGTGCCTTTCTCTAAGTGGCAAAGTCCAGATTTTCTCAGCACTTTAAACTCTGGACACGGTTTGAACCACCAACCCCACTGTTGCTCAAAAGCAAAGGAGCTGCCCTCGCGGGAAGGTGCCCACACCCGGGGTGCCCAGGCCGCAGGCGGCACTCACAGCAGCATTCTGCTGGTTGTTGTTCACTCTGAGGGCGTCGATCACTTCCTTCTCGTCAAAGCCCATCTCCATCAGGGAAATGACAGCCTGCAGGAGAAGCCACAGGCTCAGCGCCGCGCTCGCAGGCCCGGTGGCATCCTGGCAGGGgatgtctttaaaaaaacaccaccacggggcttctctgggggatccggtggttaagaatccgccttgcagtaCACGGGACGCCAGTtcgatgcctggtctgggaagatcctacacgctctggggcaactaagcccacgtgccacccACAATTATCGAGCCTGCAGCgtcctggagcctgggagctgcagctgctgaagcccacgtgccccagaGCCGGCGCTCCACGACAAGACGCCACCGCAGTGAGTGCCCGAGCACCAAGGCTGGAGCGGCCCCCACGCAGCAGCGCGACCAGAGATAAATGCATcctgaaaaataaattggaaaaaaaaacccaccaggtTTTCTATTTCAAGACTGTTTCCCTATGGCTTCACGGAGACACTTGCTGGCTTTCTGAACGACAGAGGGTGGAACCGGAGGCTCTCTCCTGGAGGCTCGCTGTCCCACCCAGGTCCTGCCACGTGTGTCCCCGCGACTGCCAAGAGTGGGGCTGTCCCCACCACCTCGCACGGCCCCTCCAGAGGGGCCGGCCAAGCAGGAGGAGCAGGTCAGAGAAGGCACGTTGGCCGCTCCCGTTCCAGTGGAGACGAAAACGCCACTGATTTCTGAAACCGGGAGAGATTTTCTTCACactttatctttgaaaaaaaaaaaaagcttgaaattAATCCTAAATGATTATTTAACAAGATTGAAGCTGTAAGTTAAACACATGTTGGTTTCTAGAGGAAACAGTGACCCAGTGCTCTGTGTCTGGGGGTGGTGGTACATTTTTAGAACAAAAATCACGTAACACTGCCTTCTCTTTATCCTTGACTTCTAGCACGTAAACACACCTTAACACTACCACAGAAAGGTAGAGGCTTCATCAAAGTTGCAAGGGTCTCTCCTAACTCTCGGGAGGCCAGACCCTGCCCTTGAAGCCCCCGACTCCCCCCGGGTGTTGGCTGGCTGCACGCCGCTGGCCCCCGTCTGCGTGTGGACACTCGTTGGCCCTGGCACGCTCTGGCTTCATGGACCTCACCCCATTCACCCTGCAGTCCATTGGGACGGCTTCAGAGAACTCGACCAAGGCAGCAGGCGCCTGCGAGGACGATCGGGAGCAGGGTTTACCTGGAGCCGGACTGTGAACAGTGAGCGTTCAGGTCAGTCCTTTCTGCCCAGggccccctccctctgctcccctggGCCATTCCCCACCCCCGGCCCATCAGCACATGCTGAGGGCACAGCACCCCCGCAGTGCTTGATATCCACGTCACATAAAATCACCTGGAGTCCACTCTGAAACCCAAGGGTAGGAGGGCCTTTTCCATGAAGTGTCAACATAAACCGCCCTCTCTCCTCACTTCTGTCTCGGCCCCAGGACTGCTGGGGGGGATTCCAGATGCTCCCCATGCCCTTCTTCCCAGCCCTCCAGGGAGGACCCCATGTGGCCACGCTGAGAGGCCCCCGCACCGCAGGCTCTGCACAGTCACTGCCCTGTCCGTGGCCAGGGTCGGGGAGCGGAGGGAGCTGAAAGTCTGTCTCGGGTCCAAGCCTTGCTCTCCAACCTGCTCTCCCCAGGATCCGAGCTAACATCTCGTCCTTACCGGACCCTCCCCGACTGGTTCAGGATCACAGACCCCGGCCCTTCAAGCCTCAACACCCTTGTGGGAAAAGGAGTGACTTAGGATGGTTAAGAAGGACAACCCAGAGGAGGAAAGGCCTTTAAGGTGGTGACCAAGACCGTGAGCGACCATCAGGGCCTCACGGGGCCCTGCGGGAACCCCCGGGAAGGCAGGCAGCCCAACAGCAGAGCACGGGGCCCGCCCGGGGAGAGGCTGCCCTTCCCGAACAGGGTCCAGGGCCAACCGACTGGAATCCCGAGAGACTAAGACGAAGAGACACACTTCCTTCAGGACTGAGAAACGCTGGACTAAAGTACCCCAGGTGCTTCTGCATGCGGAGCTCAACTCAAGGGAAAATCCCACAGGAAGAGAAACATCGCGACAACAGCCTGGCCTCCCTGAGGGTGCACCCGGGGGACAGGGGCTGGGCCCAGCTTCACGCACAGGATGCAGGCCTGGGGGCCGTGCCGGGGGGAGCTGGAGCTGGACCCCAGGACCCTGAGCAGGGCCTGCATCCCCACAGAGAGGGGCAGTGGAAGACCCCCACCCTGGGCCCGTGGGGACACTCCACATGGCCCACCAGCCCTGCTGATGAACACGAGAGCCAGCCCCTGTCCGAGGCCCCACTCAACCCCGCAGACGCAGACTCTGAGTCAGCTGCAGAGGGCATCCCACGGACATAAGCCCACAGGTGAGGCATCAGGCCCCAAGAGATTGGGGCCACAAGCAAAATCAGGAGGATATGAAAAATCTGAGCCCTGACGCCTGGAGCTGACAGAGCTGATCTGAAAGTAAACAGAACACACTCACGGTGTCAAGACATccaaaaagattaaatgaaaagagagaacAGTGAAAAAGAACGTGGAAATGTAAAAGTATCAAATACAAGGTGACGGTGAAGAGGTGGCCATAAAGATGGACACTCAGGTCAGCGGGCCGAGTACAGCCAGAGGCCTTGGGACCCGGGCCCTTGAATCCCCCCGATGCTGCACTGACCTGCCTGACCAGCCTCCTGCTCACAAGGCAGCCCATGCGGCCGGTGGGTGCCCCTTCGGTCTCTGGACAGGGCCCCCGCCTGACCCCACGGCTCGAGGACACTTATAAACTTCAAACTGAAGACTCCAGACTCAAGTCTGTCCAGACCCCTCACTCCCTGCAGGGCCGGTGGCCTGGCCTGAGGGCCGCGGCTTCCCTCTCAGGACTCGCCTCGGGGGGAACAGCCCTCCACCTGTCAgatccaccccacccccgccgctgCCCATCAACACGCACCCGGGCGTCAGGACGGAACTCCCTTTTCCTCCGGATCTTCTTGAAGATCTCCGTCAGCTCATctctggcctcctcctcctcactggtCCCGGCAGCAGGGGCGGCCTCGGCGCCTGCCTCTCCCTGCGAGGCTGGGCCTGGGAGCGGTGTGTCGATGGTGGGGTCCTCCGCGTGCTCGATGAGCCACTCCATGGCCTGGGGCACCGACATGCTGCAAGGTAAGACAGCCTCTGAGCACCGACGTGCTCCCAGGTAAGACGGCCCCCGAGCACCGACGTGCTCCCAGGTAAGATGGCCCCCGAGCAGCACCTCAGGCCAGGGAACTGAGCCGTTGCGTCCCAGGGAACCGGGCCTTTGCATCCCCAAGAAAAGCCTCTCCGACTTCATGGCATCCCCAACGCAAGCTGCCGAATCCTATACGAGGACCTAATGCAGCGCGGATGAAGCCCCGGCCCGGTCCTAACCTGCCACGAGGCACGGCCAGAACAGACGCCCACGTGCAGGAAGCCACAGGAGCCAAACACAGGAGGTGCCCGCAAGAGCTGGGAtccaaagcaaaaagaacacaGCCCGCTGACCACCCCTCAGTTACAGACGATTTATTTCAGATCTGAACATGCCAAAGGGCAAGTGATTAGTAACAGGAAACTGCAGGAGACTCCCAGGACACCACCACCCACATGCCAGGGTCCTCCTCGGCCCCGCCGGGATCAGGTTGTGATCCGAGTTCCCAGAAGACGAAAGCCTGGTGCAGTGCATGGCCACCACCACGCGCCACACTCCCAGTAAGCGGGTCCACCGCACACTGCCCTCTAAGACCCGGAGGCGGCCAGCGCTGTGACCCCGGAACACGCGTCCAGGTCTTCTACCGACACTCACACGGCAGGCGACTTGGTCACGGGGCCCGGGGCGGAAGGGTGTTGCCCGCAGCAGGGGCCCAGACGTACTGGTTCAGCCGCAGGGCCTTGGCTGCCCTGGTCTCCGGGAAGCCCATCTCCGTGAGCTGCCGCAGGGCCGCCTCGTCCACACGCTCGTCCTCGTCCTCGTCCAGCATGGCTGTGGGCCAGACACGGCTCCGTGAGGGCTCAGGCCGCGCCCGGCCGCACTTGGGGTGCTTCCCCGAGCCCACCGCAGGCCCAGCGCCCGACCTGAGCACCAGACATTTGTGGGTAACCTCTTACACCTCAGAAAACCTGAGACAGACCCGTCAGCTCTCACTGTGTAGACATGGGTGATGGTGTGAGGTCCACTAAGCCCCCATCTACTGACCCTTCCGTGCGGAGCGTGAACAGTGTCGGCCGAGGGTGGGCCTCCGCCCGGGGCCCGCTCCTACCATTTGCCTTCTTAAATAATTCCACGGCATCCGGATTCAGCGCCAGCAACTTCTGAGCCACCTCGATGAGAGACACCAGAATTCTCCGGAGCTCCGTCTGgaactgcagtgaaagcacaagaTGCTCAACAAAGCTGCCCGGGTCTGAAACAACAGCCCCTGTCCTGAAACCCCGAATCTATGAGTCAAAGCACATCCAGATAACTGAGAAGAGAAACAGGGCTCTCAGCAGGGCGGGAAGGAGAGGCTTCATCGCTTAGCTCCAGCCCAGAGGCGGCGTCTGGCCTGTTGGCCGCTAAGCGAGCTGAGAGCATAGGCTTCACCGAACAAAACAGGCGGATTCTACAGGTTCCACTGGTGTGGGCCTCCAGCTTTCCCTGCAACCAGTTCTTCTCaacggggtgggggggctgcTGGGAATGTCATCAGAAACCCCCCTCCCAATTGCCTGTCTCCCTGACAGTGAGGCTCGGCCACCATGAGAGACACATGCGCCGGCCAATGAGAGAGAGATGTGCCCGGGCTCCGATGCCCTGGCCAGCACAGAGCTCTCTGGAGGAGACCCTCAGAGGCGTGCTCCTGAACTGAGCAGCCCGTGGCAGAGTCTGCAGACTGGCCCGCAGTGTCCTGCCCGGCAGGCGTGGAGCCCTGGCCCAGCTCTGGCTCAGGAGCACTGGAAACGCTCTGCTGTAGCTCAGAACCTTCCGATCCAAAATAGGCGAAAGTCTGATTTCTGTCTAAAATGTTTTGCCAAACTCAGGACAAAACTCACATTCCCCCATAGTATCGAATCCTATCGGCTCTGCCTTTCGATgtctttttaaaccttttatctagagttagtgaaagtgaagtcgctcagtcatgtccgactctttgcaagcccatggactgtagcccaccagccttctccatccatggaattttattTCCCCACAAAAAACCTCCAATACAGTGCACAGAGCTCCTGCGCCCCCTATGCCCCGCTTCCCAAGTGCTCTCGGGAGGGTTCCTCGGCCCCCACGGCCACAGCCCCCGCGGGCACTCACGTCCCTCGCGCTGGTCTGCACCACGGCCCGATCCATGTTGTGGGAGGGCAGGCTGGCGGTGGCTCGGAAGATAGCGTCTCTGTCCGGGGCTTTCTGCTCTTGTTTCTTCTGACACAGGAGAGGAATCAGAAGATCAGACGTGACTGTAACAGTGGCCAGAGGCAAGACTGGTCTCTGAACAAACAGCTCTAACCAGGGAGCGCTCGAGTCCTGGGAGCTGGAGCCACACGCCCCTGATGAGCAGGGAGGCTTCTGGATGGTTCTGTGAGTGGCCTCAGGGACAGAACGCTGGGCAGTCACGGCCTGCTGGCCCCAGAGCACGGTGGCACAGGGCTGGGGAGACAGACACAGCCTCCCGTGGCCACAGAATGACCGTCACACGGGGGCGATGGCTGAGCGGGCGGGCAGGCCACAGAGGGACCATGAAGAATCCCTGGACGCAGCCCGAGAAGCCCCATGCCGAGAAGCCCCGCGCCGAGAAGCCCAGCAGGAGAGGCACCACACTGACCCTAGACGGCAGATCCAGCCCCACTCTACTTGGCTACTGGTATGTTGGGCAGGAAAAGGCGGGTGCGGGCGGGGGGCACCACCCACCAGAGTGGCCAGTGAGCTCCCAGCGCCTCTGACAGGGACATGAACAAAGTCTGCAATGAGCACGACAGACAGAACTGGGGAAAGAAGGTGAAGGAGAGACACACGCAGGGAAGAGAAGGGCGGGCCTGGAAAGCAGAGAGCGAGGCTGCACGGTGCTCAGAGGCGGGAGTGCAGAGGACGCTGTGCCAGTCATCACAGAACAGCATCTGATTAGAAACTGTAAACATCTCTCACAAAGCAGGTCCCACAACCACGGGAATCCCAGAAAGAGAAAACGAGGGGGGAAGTACCAGCAAGTACCCAGAGAACTTCCAGAATCTCCAGGGTCAACGTGCAAGGAGTCCAGGAGGGGCAGAGACCAGGCACAGAGGAAGGAGAGCGGGGTTGCCCGGTTCCCACCGCCACCCTGGACACCCTGGGGACCCGGGGGAAGGCCCCATCGAGCATGCGCTCTCCCTCAGCAGCCACACAGGGCCCCCAGGCCCCGCCTCTCAGAGATGCTGGCGCGAGTCTGGCCCCATCCCACCCAGGAGAACAAGACGTTTGACTCTAGCAGGCACAAGGGCACGACGGCCCCAAGACCCCGCTCCTGCACTCACGGCTGCCCGACCCAGGGCCTGAGTGGGCGGGCTGTGCCTGGGGTCAGGTCACGTCACAGGGCACACTGTCTGGAGGACAGGgccctggtggggggggggggggggcgaccTAATCAGGCGAGTCCGTAAACAGGACGGGCGGGGCTCAGCAGGCCATGGAGATTAAAGCAACAGGGATCCGAGGCACGAGCTCCCTGCTGGCTGCTCTGAAGGCGCGGGGACTGCAGGCCTGGAAGGAGGTGGCCTCGGGAGTGGAGGGTGGTCCTGGCTCACGGCCAGCAGGAAAATGGGACCCCAGCTCTTCAAAGGGTCGGAACGGGATTCTGCCAAACACCCGAAAAAGCCAGAAGCAGAGGCTCCCAAAAGGAAGGCAGACCTGATTTCAACTCCTGAGCACAGGGCCAGCTGGGCCTGCCTGGCACAGACCTGGCAACCTGTGTGCTAACGGGGCTGTCCCGCGCCGGCAGGCCCGCGCAGACACGGGAGACGCAGCAGGAGCCGCGCAGAGGGAGGTGGGCAGCCCCGTGTGGCGTGGCTGACGCAGATGGACAGGCCGGAGGAGCTGAGGGCTAGCTCCCGGAGCAGGCGCCAGCAAGTGGCCTCACACTTGTGACCCCGGTTTCAGACAGGTGTATCAGTTTGggtgcagaatctaaaaaaatgactGGTAAGCCTACACAGAGAACAAAATGAGGAAGCAATTACTGgcttcaggaaaaacaaaactgtacGCAAAAAAAGGAGGGCTCACCTTTAGCAAACTGCTCAGGGCAGAGAGCGACTAATGCAAAAATAACAACAGGGACTCTGAATGTTTGACCAAGATTTAGAGGAgtgggggtgggcggtgggggggcagggaggagccccGATCGCCAAGGAGCAACCAACAGAGTCTAAAGCTGTGGATCCAAGAAACAACAACCCGGGGTGTCGCTCAGAACCCAGGAGGAAAATCACTGAAGACAGGGTCAAAGGAATGCGGCACACTCGCCCCTCGAGCGCATGACTCAGGAGGGAGAAGCGCCTGCTGACTTATGACAACACCTGGAGCATCACCTGACTTTCTAAATGCGCGGACTACTTTGACTTTAAAAACGAATTATTCACAAAAACTGGCATGATCGCTTTTACAATAGTTTATCTGACAGATACACACATGGAAAAGGTGAGGGTCACTGCCTGGCAAGTCGCGCAGAGCCGTGGGGGTGAAGGGAGGCTGCCGTCAACACAGTCACCGAGGCTCAGGGAGTTGCCAGCGACCAAAACAGTAACCTGAGAGCCGAATCCGCCCCGCGGTTCTGGGAAGCAGGCCTGACTCCGGGGCCCAGTGAGCCAGGCAAGCAGCCTGCCCACACCCCGGCAGGTGTGGCTGCAGATAAGCAGGGCCTCCTCCCTCGGCTGTCACACAGGAGGCCCCGAAAGAGCTCGGCCCGCCAcaggcccagggcccagcccagaGAGGCTGGTCTGTCTGCTCTGCGGTGAACGCTCTCCGGAGCATTTCGAAGCGCTGAGTAGGACACTCTACCCACCGCGCTAAGCAAAGGCTGGCGCTCACCCCAGGCACGGCAGGCAGCTGGCCTGTGGATAGAACACACCTCCCATTGCACAGGGGAGCCTCCGGGACCAGGCTTTCTGAGGAGCGAGGCTCTTGGGCGGCCACAACACACGGAGCATGGGCACAGTTCTCCGGGGGCGCCCGCACCAGGAAGGGGGGTCTCAGCCAAGTGCCACCCCCAAGGCTGTAGCAGCCGGTCCCATGAGAGCCAGACGGGACAGGTGGCCCCCGCCTCACCAGGAACCAACTCCACGCAGGCTGGCGCCCTGCTCTGCTCCTGCCCTCCGTGTGTTGTAGGTGGTCTTTAGGGACTTCCTGACCTTCTTCGGTCAGGAAATGAGAAGAGGAGGGACAGGAGCTCGAGATTAAGCCCGACCCAGACAACAGGCAACACACTCCTCTCCATGGCCCAAAAGCGGAGCTGGCCACTGGACCCACCACGAGGTGAGGCGTCAGTCAGCAGGCCGCCTGGCCGTGACAAAAGCCCGTGACCACGGGACCAGCAGGACCCACAGCCAGCCTCAGAAGTCTCTTTCGAGTCTCCCCCGACAGAGATCTCCAGTTCCAAACTCTGAAACTCACCTTTTCTTCTGCGGAGACATCAGCCATCTTGGGGAGGGGGGCCGGAGCACGCTTTCTGATCAACAGTATGACATCTGAGGGAACAGCGCGGCGAGCTGGTTACCACCTCACACCCAGTATGTGGCACAGAGCGTGCCAGGGAGACCCCAGGGCCGAGAAGCAGGGCTTCCCTCTGGGCACCTCCTCCCCGAGGGTCCACAGAGGCCCACTCTTCCCTCAGCCCCCGAGTCTGCCCCTGCTCCCCTACAGGCTCCGGCCAGGCAAGATGCTGGCTGAGGGGACCAGAGGGGACGAGCGTGCTTGTTTTAACAGCTCTGTTTTGAAAGTCTGGGAGGTCGGAACGTCTGGTCTTAACCCTCAATGCTAAGGCACCCCGGGTGTGGTCAGCGCCCAGCTAACTGTGCCCATGCCAACCAGACATCAAATAATATTCTAATCTTTCCAAAACAGGCCACATAAGGGAATCTCACAAATAAAATTGTGCTTTGAATGACATAAAAAGCCCAACTTTTCTCCGAAAGTGCCTCCACGCAGAACTCGgagtgactcgatggacgtgcATGTTAAGCGTGTCTTCCGAGACGTCTAGAGCAACCCACAGCTGAGCTTTCCCGTCCCCTAAGTAAAGCCCACAGCAGCTCTGGGGACCCTGGCTCTGCATGGAAACAGCATGAGGAACAGAGTTCATGTCTGACTTCTCCAGAAGGCTGCTGCTCTTAGATTCCAAGGCACACACTTGGTTTCAACAAAGGAGAACGAAACCCTGCGGCTGCTGTGTCTCCCTGCTCAGCCTGCTCGGGATGGGGGCCACGCTGAGGGCGCTGTCCCCTCGCCCCCTTACCCTCGTCCTGGACATGCTCCTCCAGGAGGGTCTTGGCATCACTCAGCACCCTTTCAGACGCAGCGTGTATTAATTTGTGATGGGTCACACTCTTGGGGTCTTCTAAGCTCCCAGGCGCACACTAGTAAACAGAAAAAACCATAGAATGATGTCAAGATAGAAGATAAATCGATCATGATACTGATAATAGAGGACTTGACGCCCCGAGCCACACCAATAACTTACTGGTTTTCTTACTAAGAGTTAAAGCCGAGATGAAACCAGAGAACCCTGGCAATGGTGGAGACGCCATAGCCCCTAGTCCCCGAGGGCACTGACCTGGCCACTGGGCTCCCAAGTGCTCCTCAACAGGCTCATGGCTCGGACACAGAACGCCCTGCTGGCCATGAGTGGCTACCCGAATTGCCTCCTTAATCTGGAAAGATCTGGAGAATGATTTAAAGATGCAAATAGCAGGTCTGCTGTCTCCCAAAAACCTAAAGACTGAAGCGTGATCTGGGGTGTGGTCAGCGCCCAGCTAACTCTGGCCGTGCCAACCAGATGCCGCGGAGGTCAGTAAACACTCCAGCATTTCCCAAGCAGGATACCTCCTTGTGGGAATCTTGCTCCCCACCGTCCACCAGGGCAGTTGGCTGAGAGGAGCTGGTCCCTGGGGAGCAGGCCATAGCAGCCTGACCCCGTAAACACTCACAAGACCCTGAGGAGGCAGGACGGCCTCAGCTCAGTCCCAGCCCACCAAGCGACGGCCACAGGGGCCCCAAAGCGAGCCGCACGTGTGGCTGGCAGGGCCCGCCTGGCAGCCAGAGGGGGTCACCTGGCAGGTGGTTGTGTGTTCCTGATCGGCAGCCCAGAAACCCCAG includes:
- the UBAC1 gene encoding ubiquitin-associated domain-containing protein 1 produces the protein MFVQEEKIFAGKVLRLHVCASDGAEWLEEATEGTSVEKLKERCLKHCAPGSLEDPKSVTHHKLIHAASERVLSDAKTLLEEHVQDEDVILLIRKRAPAPLPKMADVSAEEKKKQEQKAPDRDAIFRATASLPSHNMDRAVVQTSARDFQTELRRILVSLIEVAQKLLALNPDAVELFKKANAMLDEDEDERVDEAALRQLTEMGFPETRAAKALRLNHMSVPQAMEWLIEHAEDPTIDTPLPGPASQGEAGAEAAPAAGTSEEEEARDELTEIFKKIRRKREFRPDARAVISLMEMGFDEKEVIDALRVNNNQQNAACEWLLGDRKPSPEELDKGIDPESPLFQAILDNPVVQLGLTNPKTLLAFEDMLENPLNSTQWMNDPETGPVMLQISRIFQTLNRA